From the genome of Vitis riparia cultivar Riparia Gloire de Montpellier isolate 1030 chromosome 2, EGFV_Vit.rip_1.0, whole genome shotgun sequence, one region includes:
- the LOC117932974 gene encoding protein LURP-one-related 11-like — protein sequence MAKVHPQTFTAAPPSPPSDSCITSKREAFTIWMKSLVIRGNGCTVFNSDGEIVYRIDNYDKKCSSEVYLMDLQGKVLFTILQRKLRVFGRWEGYKSNGSKGNNQKPWFQVRKNCRILGGGSSCQVTVRPNEAQSYCYRIQGLTGKSSFKIVDSQGGLVAEVEQKQTSSGVVLGEDVLNLVVEPHVDHSLVMALVAVYGLIHHRM from the exons ATGGCCAAGGTCCACCCTCAAACATTTACTGCTGCTCCTCCTTCTCCACCTTCTGATTCTTGTATCACTTCAAAGAGAGAAGCATTCACTATATGGATGAAGTCACTTGTCATACGAGGAAATGGATGCACTGTCTTCAATTCAGATGGGGAGATTGTTTATAGAATTGATAATTATGATAAGAAGTGCAGCAGTGAAGTTTATCTCATGGATCTTCAAGGCAAAGTTCTCTTCACCATACTTCAAAGG AAACTCCGTGTTTTTGGAAGATGGGAGGGGTATAAAAGCAATGGTTCAAAAGGGAACAATCAGAAGCCATGGTTTCAAGTTAGAAAAAATTGCAGAATTCTGGGAGGAGGTTCATCATGTCAAGTGACTGTGAGGCCTAATGAAGCTCAATCATATTGCTACAGAATACAAGGCCTGACTGGTAAATCATCATTCAAGATAGTAGACAGCCAAGGAGGACTTGTTGCAGAG GTAGAGCAAAAACAAACATCTTCAGGGGTAGTGTTGGGAGAAGATGTACTAAACTTGGTGGTGGAGCCCCATGTTGATCATTCCCTTGTCATGGCTCTTGTGGCAGTATATGGACTGATCCACCATAGAATGTGA